A genomic window from Desulfovibrio porci includes:
- a CDS encoding transglycosylase SLT domain-containing protein, protein MLRRKTLVILSLSLGGALLLLGLLAGFVPQSEGPEVRRRASAHVVSLRPEDLPEPILPLGDGTRLWAVRRAAASPDAARGTGEDDPALTALAGQAGAEQIISFEKSGVRLDMGGDELFFDEAAAPADLAPLLALDGVSMPLLVTAQPRQYGDALDARGRPLRWQAAETLLSGYTPLSPRTAEDAKKAAEEMLPEGAYFERGDLFSRARRYQQLVENFARRYHLSTELVYAIIHSESDFSPTLISGKSAMGLMQLLPSTASDEVHRFLYGRPGDVSFDELRVPEINIRYGTAYLHILLTRYFQDVSDPLAREYCAVAAYNMGPNRFLRLYGKTGGEAVARINAMSAEELYEDLTARLPVRETRFYVAKVRRMKGQYAELR, encoded by the coding sequence ATGCTACGCCGCAAAACCCTCGTGATTCTTTCGCTGAGCCTTGGAGGCGCCCTGCTTCTGCTGGGCCTGCTGGCGGGTTTTGTGCCCCAGAGCGAAGGGCCGGAAGTGCGCCGCCGGGCCAGCGCCCATGTGGTCAGCCTGCGGCCCGAGGACCTGCCTGAGCCTATTCTGCCGCTCGGCGACGGCACGCGCCTTTGGGCGGTGCGCCGGGCCGCCGCCTCTCCGGACGCGGCGCGCGGGACCGGGGAGGACGATCCCGCCCTGACCGCGCTGGCGGGACAGGCCGGAGCGGAGCAGATCATCAGCTTTGAGAAGAGCGGCGTCCGCCTGGACATGGGCGGCGACGAACTGTTTTTCGACGAGGCGGCCGCGCCGGCGGACCTCGCGCCCCTGCTGGCTCTGGACGGCGTGTCCATGCCGTTGCTGGTGACGGCCCAGCCCCGCCAGTACGGCGACGCCCTGGACGCGCGCGGCCGTCCCCTGCGCTGGCAGGCGGCGGAAACCCTGCTTTCCGGCTACACGCCGCTGAGCCCGCGCACGGCTGAGGACGCCAAAAAAGCGGCTGAGGAAATGCTGCCGGAAGGCGCGTATTTCGAGCGCGGCGACCTGTTTTCCCGCGCGCGACGCTATCAGCAACTGGTGGAGAATTTCGCCCGCCGCTACCACCTCAGCACCGAACTGGTCTACGCCATCATCCACAGCGAAAGCGATTTTTCGCCCACCCTGATCAGCGGCAAATCGGCCATGGGCCTCATGCAGTTGCTGCCCAGCACGGCCAGCGACGAGGTGCACCGTTTTCTCTACGGCCGCCCCGGCGATGTGAGCTTCGACGAACTGCGCGTGCCCGAGATCAACATCCGTTACGGCACGGCCTATCTGCATATTCTGCTGACCCGCTATTTCCAGGATGTGAGCGACCCGCTGGCGCGCGAATATTGCGCCGTGGCCGCCTACAATATGGGGCCCAACCGCTTTTTGCGCCTTTACGGCAAGACCGGCGGGGAGGCCGTGGCGCGGATCAACGCCATGAGCGCCGAGGAATTGTACGAAGACCTGACAGCGCGGCTGCCGGTGCGCGAAACGCGTTTCTATGTGGCCAAGGTGCGGCGGATGAAGGGGCAGTATGCCGAACTGCGTTAG
- the ispH gene encoding 4-hydroxy-3-methylbut-2-enyl diphosphate reductase yields MDVIRAKTAGFCMGVSLALQKLDTALDEAAAVEGPQGRIRTLGPIIHNPQVLAHYEAKGVLCVRDAAELRPGDRVIIRAHGIPRQVEERVRAGGALVVDATCPKVKKAQLAIARATRQGATLLLFGEADHPEVRGLVSYAHGPAYVFGSPEELAGLRLDPGRAHVLASQTTQDRKTFSGLEAALRARFPGLTVLSTICDATRERQEEARSIASSVDVMVIVGGRQSGNTRRLADVAALSGIDTFHVESADELDAKRFTQKTRAGLTAGASTPKSLIDAAENWLASL; encoded by the coding sequence ATGGACGTTATCCGCGCCAAAACCGCGGGTTTCTGCATGGGCGTGAGTCTGGCCCTGCAAAAGCTGGACACGGCCCTGGACGAAGCAGCGGCCGTTGAGGGGCCGCAGGGCCGCATCCGCACCCTGGGGCCCATCATCCACAATCCGCAGGTGCTGGCGCACTACGAGGCCAAAGGCGTGCTCTGCGTGCGCGACGCCGCCGAGTTGCGGCCCGGCGACCGGGTCATCATCCGCGCCCACGGCATCCCCCGTCAGGTGGAGGAGCGCGTGCGCGCGGGCGGCGCGCTGGTTGTGGACGCCACCTGCCCCAAGGTCAAAAAGGCGCAGCTGGCCATCGCGCGGGCCACGCGGCAGGGAGCGACCCTGCTGCTCTTCGGCGAGGCCGATCACCCGGAAGTGCGCGGCCTGGTCTCCTACGCCCACGGCCCGGCGTATGTTTTCGGCAGCCCGGAGGAACTGGCCGGGCTGCGTCTGGACCCCGGCCGCGCCCATGTGCTGGCCTCCCAGACCACCCAGGACCGTAAAACCTTCTCCGGTCTGGAAGCGGCTCTGCGCGCCCGATTCCCCGGCCTGACAGTACTCTCCACCATTTGCGACGCCACCCGCGAACGCCAGGAGGAGGCCCGCAGCATTGCCTCCTCGGTGGATGTCATGGTAATCGTGGGAGGCAGACAGAGCGGCAACACCCGCCGTCTGGCGGATGTGGCGGCGTTGAGCGGCATCGACACCTTCCATGTGGAGAGCGCGGATGAGCTTGACGCCAAAAGATTTACGCAAAAAACGCGCGCAGGCCTAACGGCCGGCGCATCTACGCCGAAAAGCCTTATTGATGCCGCTGAAAACTGGCTGGCGTCATTGTAG
- a CDS encoding chemotaxis protein: protein MAQTNILLEAGTNELEVVEFYLDEAAAPSVGEGLENVEADPQAPADAGFYRGYYGVNVAKVLEIIRMPKVTELPEVQHPSVLGAFNLRSRIIPLVDLAMWLGKTHTQTDEQPKTIVTEFNNVTTAFMVSGVNRIHRISWEKVEQPNKYVAAVSNNTVIGVVKLEERIVFLLDLEKVVANLNPKLGLRLDDLGEDWDNTGYRALVADDSALVREMQRDLLEKAGFTVEVVENGREAWERLEDFKRRAEEGNRPITDFVHVMVSDIEMPVMDGLNLTHRIKTDPMLKQLPVVLFSSLITDKLRHKGESVGADDQISKPEVTQLAKRAMALIRDRERAQTETA, encoded by the coding sequence ATGGCTCAGACCAATATTCTGCTGGAAGCCGGCACCAATGAGCTGGAAGTGGTGGAATTCTACCTGGATGAGGCCGCAGCGCCCTCAGTTGGAGAGGGTTTAGAGAATGTGGAGGCCGATCCGCAGGCGCCCGCCGACGCGGGCTTCTACCGGGGGTATTACGGCGTCAACGTGGCCAAGGTGCTGGAAATCATCCGCATGCCCAAGGTCACGGAACTGCCCGAAGTGCAGCACCCCAGCGTGCTCGGGGCCTTCAACCTGCGCTCCCGGATCATCCCGCTGGTAGACCTGGCCATGTGGCTGGGCAAGACCCACACCCAGACCGACGAGCAGCCCAAGACCATCGTGACGGAGTTCAATAACGTCACCACGGCCTTCATGGTGTCCGGAGTCAACCGCATCCACCGCATCAGCTGGGAAAAGGTGGAACAGCCCAACAAATACGTGGCCGCGGTGTCCAACAATACGGTCATCGGCGTGGTCAAACTGGAGGAACGCATCGTCTTCCTGCTGGACCTGGAAAAAGTGGTGGCCAACCTCAATCCCAAACTGGGCCTGCGCCTGGACGACCTGGGCGAGGACTGGGACAACACCGGCTACCGGGCTCTGGTGGCCGACGACTCGGCCCTGGTGCGCGAAATGCAGCGCGACCTGCTGGAAAAGGCGGGCTTCACCGTGGAGGTCGTGGAAAACGGCCGCGAAGCCTGGGAACGTCTGGAAGACTTCAAGCGCCGCGCCGAAGAGGGCAACCGCCCCATTACCGATTTTGTGCATGTTATGGTTTCGGACATTGAAATGCCGGTCATGGACGGTCTGAACCTGACCCACCGCATCAAGACCGACCCCATGCTCAAACAGCTGCCGGTGGTGCTCTTCTCCTCCCTGATCACGGACAAGCTGCGTCACAAGGGCGAAAGCGTGGGCGCGGACGACCAGATCTCCAAGCCGGAAGTGACCCAGCTGGCCAAACGGGCCATGGCCCTGATCAGGGACCGGGAACGCGCCCAGACCGAAACAGCCTGA
- a CDS encoding SulP family inorganic anion transporter has translation MRAARFFPFLETLRTYTTRDFRADFMAALTVTPMAIPQAMAYALIAGVHPQYGIYACMLPVIVAALWGSARYLAAGPTNAISMVLFSTMATVSVGGALLSSLPEEARMTYVFGLALLCGLIQVGMGLARLGDLANFISHSVMVAFATGAALLIAAGQLKTVLGLTGPKPAGFFPQIGMAVQNINQINYWSLGLALLTIALILALRRISRRFPATLGALALVGAVGALLQVKERGVALVGPIPNVIPPFSLPPAFDLTALGDLFMPALAIALLGTVESLAIGKQMAAVKGDSFDGSQELIGQGLGNIAAGLTSGIPGCGSFTRSALVVTSGGNTRMGTVFSGLLALPMLFALAPLMSWLPLPALGGVLLLISFQMIDREAIRLCLVATRIDRAVLLLTFAATLILDLERAIFVGVLLSLVLFIYKTAHPRVRRLRPDDPLLRNAPPDMPPGVAVYVIEGTLFFGAIHELERQLYEEDREPARLVLLHLTRVFWLDASGAHALAQFVERCYARSVPVILVVGSRNVREILQRTGILDYLSSGFVAETINEGLHLAANLLNRVSCRDGQCVFPAPDGPPPAPPAPVAPGGSIPPAGEAGAAAATVPAGQSRTVADAASEDAGPKEAERS, from the coding sequence ATGCGCGCCGCCAGATTCTTTCCCTTTCTGGAGACCCTGAGGACTTACACGACCCGCGATTTCCGGGCGGACTTCATGGCCGCGCTGACAGTGACGCCCATGGCCATTCCCCAGGCCATGGCCTACGCCCTGATCGCCGGGGTGCATCCGCAATACGGCATCTACGCCTGCATGCTGCCGGTGATCGTGGCTGCGCTCTGGGGTTCGGCCCGCTATCTGGCCGCCGGACCCACCAACGCCATCTCCATGGTGCTTTTTTCCACCATGGCCACGGTGAGCGTGGGCGGCGCGCTGCTCTCCAGCCTGCCCGAGGAAGCGCGCATGACCTATGTCTTCGGCCTGGCCCTGCTCTGTGGGCTGATCCAGGTGGGCATGGGCCTGGCCCGGCTGGGCGATCTGGCCAATTTCATCTCCCACTCGGTCATGGTGGCCTTTGCCACGGGCGCGGCCCTGCTCATCGCCGCCGGACAGCTCAAAACCGTGCTGGGTCTGACCGGTCCCAAGCCCGCCGGATTTTTTCCTCAGATCGGCATGGCCGTTCAGAATATCAATCAGATCAATTACTGGAGCCTGGGTCTGGCCCTGCTGACCATCGCCCTGATCCTGGCCCTGCGCCGCATTTCCCGGCGCTTTCCGGCCACCCTGGGCGCGCTGGCCCTGGTGGGGGCCGTGGGCGCGCTCTTGCAGGTCAAAGAACGCGGCGTGGCCCTGGTGGGCCCCATTCCCAATGTCATCCCGCCCTTTTCCCTGCCTCCGGCTTTCGACCTCACGGCTCTGGGCGATCTGTTCATGCCCGCCCTGGCTATCGCCCTGCTGGGCACGGTGGAATCCCTGGCCATCGGCAAACAGATGGCCGCCGTCAAGGGCGACAGCTTTGACGGCAGCCAGGAGCTCATCGGCCAGGGCCTGGGCAACATCGCCGCGGGCCTGACCTCGGGCATTCCGGGCTGCGGCTCCTTCACCCGCAGCGCGCTGGTGGTCACCTCGGGCGGCAACACCCGCATGGGCACCGTGTTTTCCGGCCTGCTGGCCCTACCCATGCTCTTTGCCCTGGCCCCGCTGATGAGCTGGCTGCCCCTGCCCGCCCTGGGCGGCGTGCTGCTGCTGATCTCTTTCCAGATGATCGACCGGGAGGCCATCCGCCTCTGCCTGGTGGCCACGCGCATCGACCGCGCCGTGCTGCTGCTGACCTTCGCCGCCACTCTGATCCTGGATCTGGAACGGGCCATTTTCGTGGGCGTGCTGCTCTCGCTGGTGCTGTTCATCTACAAGACCGCTCATCCGCGTGTGCGGCGGCTGCGGCCCGACGATCCCCTGCTGCGCAACGCGCCGCCGGACATGCCGCCCGGCGTGGCCGTCTACGTCATTGAGGGCACGCTCTTTTTCGGGGCCATCCACGAGCTGGAACGCCAACTCTACGAGGAAGACCGCGAGCCCGCCCGTCTGGTGCTGTTGCACCTGACTCGCGTATTCTGGCTGGACGCCTCGGGCGCGCACGCTCTGGCCCAGTTTGTGGAGCGCTGCTACGCCCGTTCCGTCCCCGTGATCCTGGTGGTGGGCAGCCGCAATGTGCGTGAAATTCTCCAGCGCACCGGCATTCTGGACTATCTCAGTTCCGGCTTTGTGGCCGAAACCATCAACGAGGGCCTGCATCTGGCCGCCAATCTGCTCAACCGGGTTTCCTGCCGGGATGGCCAGTGCGTATTCCCCGCGCCGGACGGCCCGCCGCCCGCGCCGCCCGCTCCCGTCGCGCCGGGCGGAAGCATTCCCCCGGCCGGGGAAGCCGGAGCGGCGGCCGCGACCGTCCCGGCCGGTCAGTCCCGCACTGTGGCCGACGCCGCGTCGGAGGATGCCGGTCCGAAGGAAGCGGAACGTTCATGA
- a CDS encoding CD3324 family protein: protein MGYKKANDVLPHSLLRAVQQYIDGAYIYIPRRADNKLPWGANTQTKKALQARNREILSRRLAGCSVAELAEEYFLSEKAIYKIINAARNG, encoded by the coding sequence ATGGGCTATAAAAAAGCAAATGATGTTTTGCCGCATTCTTTATTGAGGGCGGTTCAGCAGTATATAGACGGAGCGTATATTTATATCCCACGCAGAGCGGACAACAAACTGCCGTGGGGTGCAAATACGCAGACAAAAAAGGCACTTCAGGCACGAAACAGGGAGATTCTGTCCAGACGCCTGGCCGGATGTTCTGTTGCGGAACTGGCGGAAGAATATTTTTTGTCGGAAAAGGCTATATACAAGATTATTAATGCCGCCAGAAACGGCTAG
- a CDS encoding tRNA dihydrouridine synthase produces the protein MSKTASLPRCPANPESLPFGPDKPWLAPLAGYSDLPFRLLCREYGAAVCVTEMVSAKGLVYQSPGTNDLLASLPEDQPLVVQLFGAEADFLRRAVALLREAGYGWFDLNMGCSVPKVLRQGAGAAMLGDVENSLVVAKAMLEEAGTGRVGFKLRLGLDAARPVLPELALRLEDLGAGWLTLHPRTARQGFGGTADWDALTRLSPRLSLPLLASGDLFSAADGLRCQERTGATGVMYARGAMHDPAIFAAHLTLRRGERPAEATPAALRAMILRHMDLARALCPGKAALWKMRSVVPRYVRALPGARALRQQLCRCTDWSELTDALENFLAAASR, from the coding sequence ATGAGCAAAACCGCTTCGCTGCCGCGCTGTCCGGCGAATCCCGAAAGCCTGCCCTTTGGCCCGGACAAGCCATGGCTGGCCCCGCTGGCCGGGTACAGCGACCTGCCCTTCCGCCTGCTCTGCCGGGAATACGGGGCCGCCGTCTGCGTGACCGAAATGGTCAGCGCCAAGGGACTGGTCTACCAGAGCCCCGGCACCAACGATCTGCTGGCCAGCCTGCCCGAAGATCAGCCTCTGGTGGTCCAGTTGTTCGGCGCGGAGGCGGATTTTCTGCGCCGGGCCGTGGCCCTGCTGCGCGAGGCGGGCTACGGCTGGTTCGATCTGAACATGGGCTGCTCCGTGCCCAAGGTTTTGCGCCAGGGCGCGGGCGCGGCCATGCTGGGCGACGTGGAGAACAGTCTGGTCGTGGCAAAAGCCATGCTGGAGGAAGCCGGAACGGGCCGGGTGGGCTTCAAACTGCGCCTGGGCCTGGACGCCGCGCGCCCGGTGCTGCCGGAACTGGCCCTGCGCCTGGAAGACCTGGGCGCGGGCTGGCTGACCCTGCACCCGCGCACCGCCCGTCAGGGTTTCGGAGGCACGGCGGACTGGGACGCCCTGACCCGCCTGTCGCCGCGCCTTTCCCTGCCGCTGCTGGCCAGCGGCGACCTGTTCAGCGCCGCCGACGGTCTGCGTTGCCAGGAGCGGACCGGAGCCACAGGCGTGATGTACGCGCGCGGGGCCATGCACGATCCGGCCATTTTCGCCGCCCATCTGACCCTCCGCCGGGGAGAGCGGCCCGCGGAAGCCACGCCCGCCGCCTTGCGGGCCATGATCCTGCGCCACATGGATCTGGCGCGCGCCCTCTGTCCGGGCAAGGCCGCGCTGTGGAAGATGCGCTCGGTGGTGCCGCGCTACGTGCGGGCCCTGCCCGGCGCCCGGGCCTTGCGTCAGCAGCTCTGCCGCTGTACAGATTGGTCGGAGCTCACGGACGCGCTGGAAAATTTTCTGGCCGCCGCTTCTCGCTGA
- the selB gene encoding selenocysteine-specific translation elongation factor: MAVVLGTAGHIDHGKTSLVRALTGIDCDRLEEEKRRGITIELGFAWVDLPGGERLGIVDVPGHERFVKNMVAGAAGVDFVMLVIAADEGVMPQTREHLEICSLLGIRNGFVALTKTDMVEADWIALVKEDIQRFLQGTFLENAPVFPVSSATGEGLDALRAHILQCAAELPPRRRGDIFRLPVDRVFSMKGHGTVITGTVISGAVNTGEEARFMPPDLPTRARGLQRHGKPVDTVAAGQRCAVNVQGLEVTEIERGFVLARPGELFPSRRWLLRLTCLSSAPRPLRQRVEIHFHHGTRECPARVVFRDRDKLAPGETALAEVRFAEDMVGVFGDHCVLRAYSPLRTVAGGVLVSPLPPELRRKDPELADKLNLLRNLPGLHERACNGKAEERAALTRAVLLLRGRDGADEARLKVLTGLPASALESGLNLLSSKAEALCWDKESRLWISQAAFADLLAACLARAADLHRKDPLKPAFSRNALSAGWSKNLPPRLIQKVLDAALKQGRLAVEGEGLRLAEHKVTLAADQAGLRQKLLEAHKRAGLTPPNAKDVLEELGVSAREAAPVLRLLCEEGALVKVKDGLYYDGAALGGILEQVRHWFADHENLDVGGLKEILGLSRKYLIALLEYMDNERITVRVGDQRRYRGR; encoded by the coding sequence ATGGCTGTTGTACTGGGCACGGCCGGGCATATTGATCACGGCAAGACCTCTCTGGTGCGCGCCCTCACCGGCATCGACTGCGACCGCCTGGAAGAGGAAAAGCGCCGGGGCATCACCATTGAGCTGGGCTTCGCCTGGGTGGACCTGCCCGGCGGCGAACGTCTGGGCATTGTGGACGTGCCCGGTCACGAGCGTTTTGTCAAAAACATGGTGGCCGGGGCGGCGGGCGTGGACTTCGTCATGCTGGTCATCGCCGCGGACGAGGGCGTCATGCCCCAGACCCGCGAGCATCTGGAAATCTGCTCCCTGCTGGGCATCCGCAACGGCTTTGTGGCCCTGACCAAGACCGACATGGTCGAGGCGGACTGGATCGCCCTGGTCAAAGAGGACATCCAGCGCTTTCTGCAAGGCACTTTTCTGGAGAACGCGCCGGTCTTTCCCGTCTCCTCGGCCACGGGCGAAGGCCTGGACGCGCTCCGCGCCCATATCCTGCAATGCGCCGCCGAGCTGCCCCCGCGGCGGCGCGGCGACATCTTCCGCCTGCCCGTGGACCGCGTGTTCAGCATGAAGGGCCACGGCACGGTCATCACCGGCACGGTGATTTCCGGCGCGGTCAATACCGGGGAAGAAGCCCGCTTCATGCCGCCGGACCTGCCCACCCGCGCGCGCGGCCTGCAACGCCACGGCAAGCCCGTGGACACGGTGGCGGCGGGCCAGCGTTGCGCCGTCAACGTGCAGGGCCTGGAGGTCACGGAAATTGAGCGCGGTTTTGTGCTGGCCCGGCCCGGCGAACTTTTCCCCTCCCGGCGCTGGCTGCTCCGCCTGACCTGCCTTTCCTCCGCTCCCCGGCCGTTGCGCCAGCGGGTGGAAATCCATTTTCACCACGGCACGCGCGAATGCCCGGCCCGTGTGGTTTTCCGCGACCGCGACAAGCTGGCCCCCGGCGAAACCGCCCTGGCCGAAGTGCGCTTTGCCGAGGATATGGTGGGCGTGTTCGGGGATCACTGCGTGCTGCGGGCCTATTCGCCCCTGCGCACCGTGGCCGGAGGCGTTCTGGTCAGCCCCCTGCCGCCGGAGCTGCGCCGCAAGGACCCGGAACTGGCCGACAAGCTGAACCTGCTGCGAAACCTGCCCGGCCTGCACGAGCGCGCCTGCAACGGCAAGGCCGAGGAACGCGCGGCCCTGACCCGCGCCGTTCTGCTCCTGCGCGGCAGGGATGGGGCCGACGAGGCCCGGCTCAAGGTCCTCACCGGCCTGCCCGCGTCCGCCCTGGAATCCGGTCTGAATCTGCTGTCCTCCAAGGCCGAGGCCCTCTGCTGGGACAAGGAGAGCCGCCTCTGGATCAGCCAGGCGGCTTTCGCGGACCTGCTGGCGGCCTGCCTGGCGCGCGCGGCGGACCTGCACCGCAAGGACCCGCTCAAACCCGCCTTTTCGCGCAACGCCCTGTCGGCCGGCTGGAGCAAAAACCTGCCGCCGCGCCTGATCCAGAAAGTGCTGGACGCGGCTCTCAAGCAGGGCCGTCTGGCCGTGGAAGGCGAAGGCCTGCGCCTGGCGGAGCATAAAGTCACCCTGGCGGCGGATCAGGCGGGCCTGCGGCAAAAGCTGCTGGAGGCCCATAAACGCGCGGGGCTCACCCCGCCCAACGCCAAGGATGTGCTGGAAGAGCTGGGCGTCAGCGCCAGGGAGGCCGCGCCCGTGCTGCGCCTGCTCTGCGAGGAGGGCGCTCTGGTCAAGGTGAAGGACGGCCTCTACTACGACGGCGCCGCGCTGGGCGGCATTCTGGAACAGGTGCGCCACTGGTTCGCCGATCACGAAAATCTGGATGTGGGCGGCTTGAAGGAAATTCTGGGCCTGTCCCGCAAATACCTCATCGCCCTGCTGGAATACATGGACAATGAACGGATAACCGTACGGGTCGGCGATCAGCGCCGCTACCGGGGACGCTGA
- a CDS encoding SulP family inorganic anion transporter has protein sequence MHARKILPFLSTLHGYSLGDLRADFTAAFTVTPMAIPQAMAYAMMAGVHPQYGIYACMLPVIVAALWGSSRFLAAGPTNAISMILFSTMATVSVGGVLLSGLPEEARMPYIFGLALLCGLLQVGMGLARLGDLANYISHSVMVAFATGMAFLIAGSQIKAALGLPGAQPAGFFPQIWLAMRQLDQTNCWSLLLALQTIFLILVFSRCISRRFPSTLAALAIATLTAMTLDAQSKGVTLVGAIPSIVPPLSLPPALSLGLFKDLFMPALAIALLGAVQSLAIGKQMAAIKGDSFSGSQELIAQGLGNITAGLTSGIPGCGSFTRSAPMVTLGAHTRMGSVFSGLLALPMLFVLAPMISRLPMPALAGVLLLIAAQSIDPRAIRLCLVATRVDRAVLLLTFAATLVLHLEQAVLVGVLLSLILYIYKTSHPRVLRLRPNDPLLRNAPPDMPPGVAVYVIEGTLFFGAIHELERQLEEVDREPARLVLLHLTRVFWLDASGAHALEQFVERCYARSLPVILVVGGRNVRDILRRTGILDHLSSGFVADSMDQGLQLASGLLQRITCRGDVCDLPPAGQPQATSGPSSNLR, from the coding sequence ATGCACGCCAGAAAAATCCTTCCCTTTCTGTCCACCCTGCACGGCTACAGCTTGGGAGATCTGCGGGCCGATTTCACGGCGGCCTTCACCGTGACGCCCATGGCCATCCCCCAGGCCATGGCCTACGCCATGATGGCCGGGGTGCATCCGCAATACGGCATTTACGCCTGCATGCTGCCGGTGATCGTGGCCGCGCTCTGGGGGTCCTCGCGCTTTCTGGCCGCCGGGCCCACCAACGCCATTTCCATGATCCTGTTTTCCACCATGGCCACGGTGAGCGTGGGCGGCGTGCTGCTGTCCGGCCTGCCCGAAGAGGCGCGCATGCCCTACATCTTCGGCCTGGCCCTGCTCTGCGGGCTGCTTCAGGTGGGCATGGGCCTGGCCCGCCTGGGCGATCTGGCCAACTACATTTCCCATTCCGTCATGGTGGCCTTTGCCACGGGCATGGCCTTTCTGATCGCGGGCAGCCAGATCAAGGCGGCTCTGGGCCTGCCCGGCGCGCAACCGGCGGGCTTTTTCCCCCAGATCTGGCTGGCAATGCGCCAGCTCGACCAGACCAACTGCTGGAGCCTGCTTCTGGCCCTGCAGACCATCTTCCTGATCCTGGTCTTCAGCCGCTGCATCTCCCGGCGTTTTCCCTCCACCCTGGCGGCCCTGGCCATCGCCACCCTCACAGCCATGACCCTCGACGCGCAGAGCAAGGGCGTGACCCTGGTGGGGGCCATTCCCAGCATCGTGCCGCCCCTCTCGCTGCCGCCCGCCCTCAGCCTCGGCCTGTTCAAGGACCTGTTCATGCCCGCCCTGGCCATCGCCCTGCTGGGGGCCGTGCAATCCCTGGCCATCGGCAAACAGATGGCCGCCATCAAGGGCGACAGTTTCAGCGGCAGCCAGGAACTCATCGCCCAGGGACTGGGCAACATCACGGCCGGTCTGACCTCGGGCATACCGGGTTGCGGTTCCTTTACCCGCAGCGCGCCCATGGTGACGCTGGGCGCGCACACCCGCATGGGTTCCGTGTTTTCCGGTCTGCTGGCCCTGCCCATGCTCTTTGTGCTGGCTCCCATGATCAGCCGCCTGCCCATGCCCGCTCTGGCCGGAGTGCTACTGCTCATTGCCGCGCAGAGCATCGACCCGCGCGCCATCCGCCTCTGCCTGGTGGCCACGCGCGTGGACCGCGCTGTGCTGCTGCTGACCTTCGCCGCCACTCTGGTGCTGCATCTGGAGCAGGCCGTTCTGGTGGGCGTGCTGCTCTCGCTGATCCTCTACATTTACAAGACCTCGCACCCGCGCGTGCTCCGTCTGCGGCCCAATGATCCCCTGCTGCGCAACGCGCCGCCGGACATGCCGCCCGGCGTGGCCGTCTATGTCATCGAGGGCACGCTCTTTTTCGGGGCCATCCACGAGTTGGAACGCCAGCTGGAGGAAGTGGACCGCGAGCCCGCCCGCCTGGTGCTGCTGCATCTGACCCGCGTGTTCTGGCTGGACGCCTCGGGCGCGCACGCCCTGGAACAATTCGTGGAACGCTGCTACGCCCGTTCCCTGCCCGTGATCCTGGTGGTGGGCGGCCGCAACGTGCGCGACATCCTCCGGCGCACCGGCATTCTGGACCATCTCAGTTCAGGTTTCGTGGCGGACAGCATGGATCAGGGCCTGCAACTGGCCTCCGGCCTGCTGCAACGGATCACCTGCCGGGGCGACGTCTGCGACCTGCCGCCCGCCGGACAGCCCCAGGCAACGTCCGGGCCTTCCTCCAACCTGAGGTGA